The following is a genomic window from Bacillota bacterium.
GACCAGTTGAAGGCTGCGCACGATCTCGGTGATGATCCGCGACCCGCCGCCCTTGTCCTTCTCCTCGGTCTTCCGTTCGGTGGTGTCCTCGTTTTGGGCGTAGCGGTATTCCGGACCGCTCTCCAGGGTGACGATGACGGTCACCCGTCCGGCCCCCTGGATCTGGGAGAGGACCCGCTCCATCTCGACGGCCAAAGCCTTCTCGGACTCCGCATAGCCGCGCGGGTCGTTGTCGCCCACCGCCACACTGACCGTGGGCGGGGCATCCGCGGCGGTCGGTTCGGTCTTCGCTTTGGGTCGCCCAAAGATCCCTCCGGCGACGATCAGGGCCAGCCCCAGAAGGAGCAG
Proteins encoded in this region:
- a CDS encoding stage III sporulation protein AG yields the protein MLDAIGRLLGLKPGQIKVSARLLLLLLLGLALIVAGGIFGRPKAKTEPTAADAPPTVSVAVGDNDPRGYAESEKALAVEMERVLSQIQGAGRVTVIVTLESGPEYRYAQNEDTTERKTEEKDKGGGSRIITEIVRSLQLVLTRQGTGPEKPVVEAIDRPAVRGVVVVAPGAADSRVRASLIEAVQTYLGLPAFRIQVVPKSTGG